The genomic interval CTTGGAAAACTACAAAAAGCCCATTTGTATTGTTGCTTTTTATTGGAATTGCCAAATTTGttcttattattctatgattctgattcatGTATATTGTCTTGATTGAcctaaaataaaattactttttaaaacaaaaaaaatccctacaaatccccagattctatcgcacggagccatggcagttaaagcggtgtcaaagtggattgtatttctgcagtgcagatgcagctcatgGTCTGGATTCTCCTTTTTAATGGGATTTGGAGGGAAACAGCCGCAGTTCCCATCGCCGGCCAGCAGAGACCGCTGGAAGCACCACTTTGGCGGGACTCGCGCAGGCGCAGAAGCACGGGTGGGCGTGGCGCGGGAGGTGGGACTTGTAATCGGCGAGAGCCAATAGAAAGCTGTGAAATCCGGACAGGCGTTTGCGAAGGGCAGCCCGCCTTGAGGGGTCCTCGCCGCGCTTTCCCTGAAGGCGAAGAGACAAAATGGCGTCGGCGAGGGGCGTCGCAATGGCGGGGCGACTGTGGGGCTCGTAAGTGGTCTAGGCGCCCTTTGGGGGCCTTGGAGGAgtggcagggaggcagggaagcaCGGAAGGCGGACTTCTAAGGGGGCAAACGGGTCTGCTTGGGTCAAGGCTGCCCTtttggtggactacaactcccagaatgccaccaaaccgtggaggattctgggatttgtagtagtagtagtcccCCCTCCCAAGGCAGCTTCTCTTTAGCTTTGCCTATACCTTGCCTCAGCTATTCAACTGGATGGGGGAGCCCCAGTGTCcatgggggatgatgggggttcCAGTCAAATTGGGGGAAGCCCCAAATGcccagctggggatgatgggagttggagttccaGTTAAGCTTGGGGCTGCCTCAGTGcccagctggggatgatgggagcacAAGTTCCAAACCTGTTTTCTGTGGCAGTACTTGTCCATAGAGAAGccatgcttgcccatagagaatcattggggaaatcaCTTATTCCCCCCTTGTTTCCTATGATTCTCTATGAGCAACTCTTAAAGGATGGCTGCACTGTGGGCAAATGTCCCCATGACTGAGGAATACATTTCCTATGGGAAAGTATTCctcagtgattctctatgggcaaatgttccccaatgataaataaataaataaaataaaatttttatttgtaccccgcccttccaagcgatcagggcggctaacaaaatgcaccaaagtgcaacagcATACAGGTTAAAGACAACACATAATGTACACAgcaatacttaaaaacaataaaaaaccccttggggattccctatgggcaagttctgtcatttgttttagtacctCCCGTTTTCTGTGCTAAAAGTAACCCATTCATTTTGACCAGAGAAGCCTCCCCAGTGTcttttgggggatgatgggagcggAGGACCGTGTTTGGGCTGCCCAGCTCCTCCTGCTCCGGGGCGActggaggtcctccttttcctggacacgtcctacatttcagccttgtgtccaggaggaatttcaaaacgtcctTCATCTTGAGCACAACTATTGCTATGCCGTCCTTAGATTTATAGTTTGCCgtagcaccagagctgtctggcagCGAAGGTTAAATACTGTATCTCCCTGaaccataaatcccagaattccatagctttgagttGTGTCAGTGCCAGACTTATtcattctgcagtggagatgcagctaTAATGCGGAGGATAGGATGCTGTGGCCTTTACACTAAATCTTTGGGTTTTGAGGGTAGTTTCGGAGGTGTAAGACTCAAAGTGTTTGGCATTATGACTTTCCTTGTAAAAtggctcttccttttcctttcagcTTCTGCCATTTGGGTTTGAGAGGCGTTAATCTGGCAACCAGACGTCCTCCACGCTCTGCTGCGCTCCAGAGGTTTCCCATTCATCCTGCGGTGCTACAGTCAGGTGAGTGTTGTTACCTTTGCGATGATGGTTGACATCCACAGTTCTGTGAGAGGATGCCATTAAAAGGAGTTCACAGTTCTCCCTTCCCTGGAGTTACTCCTTCATGACTTTGTCTTGAACATTGGCGTGAGTAAATCTGGTGAAGCCAGCAGCCTTTGTGAAAACCCAACTGTTATTCTGTGGAAGCTCTCAGGTCCCAAGTCAGAGGGGCAAGGCTTGCCTGTTAACATAGTCTCTCCTTTAATTGCTTCTGCAACCTGGGAAGCAGTAGCTAACAGGAACCTTAATGTTCGGAGCCATTGGTGTGGCATAGAGATTTTTGGAAATTTCAAAACCAGGAGGGAAAAGAGGAGCCTTCCCCCCcagaaaaaatgggaggaagatGGAGTTAACATCCTTTCTATGTTGAAAGAAGCAGAACAGGACCCTCCTTGGTCTGGTTCAAGAGAGCTCAGCTAGATGTGTCAATATTTTCCTATGGTTTGAATGAACTTGGGCTGTTTCAGAAATGTTCTTCAATTGATCCTTTTATAAATTTCAGTGAGGTCGATGTTTATTCAGACACAAGACACCCCAAATCCAAACAGTCTGAAGTTTATCCCAGGGAAACCGGTCTTGGAGTCGAGAACTATAGAATTCACCTCTCCTGCTTCTACGTATTGCTCACCCTTAGCAAGGTTAGTTAGTCTGGTGTCACTGTTTTGCAGATTCACCCAGTAACCAGGAGCAAATCACACGCGCATCAAGGCAAACCAAACAGACATTTCTACATTATACTCACTCGTGTTGGGAATGAGTTGCCAGGAGGCATATCTGGAAACCAAGTTTTCCTTGGCCCCCTTTCCTCTCCATCTAGGCGTTTAATATGTCATAAACAACTAACTTTCCAAGTGTACAGACAAACTAGATGGTCAACATTTTTTGGACTCATCACAAGCCAAAAGAATCCAGCCCCAGCTTTAATTTGCCCTTTACAATAACTGTCGCTCTGTGCAACTAACAAATAGCAGTAGACAAGTCAAGACAAGAAGATCTGGGACTGACTTCATCGGATCCATACTTAGTCAAGCTCTCAGTAAACCCACAAAAATCAGTGGAAGATGCTTAAGCCTGAATAAGTCTGCATCCAACCCACTGTATATAAAGGATATACACTACTTGAATCCAGTACATTATGGATAGGATTGTCACCTCTGAGGTTCTGCAGTTAAGATGTGTGAACAAATGCAAAGGAAACACAGTGAATTCTAGTGTGGACagactttgtttttctttctttcttgatagACAGCTCTTCAGGATTGAAGGAGTTAAAAGCATCTTCTTTGGAGCTGACTTCATCACTGTCACAAAGGTAAGCCTCAAATTGGATGTTTATGCTCCAGCCATGAGCAGATTCCTGTACAAAGTCTGCAGTGACTTATAGTGGAGATGTGCTCCCTTCCCAATTGTTCTCCAAAGCATTCTCCAAAGCTTGCCTTAAAAACGTGTTAAAAATAGAAGGCAGAGAAGATTAGTGTCGATTTTTAAGCACATTATGTAGTGCCAGAAACTGTACATAGACCTGGACCTCACTTCAGATACTAATTGGTACAAGCCATAGTTTGCAGATGAGTTGATTCTGATTTGCTGGTTCCAACTTTGCACCAAACTGTAGTTAAGCCTCCTCAGTTTGTGGCAGTTCATTGTCTGAACTGaccttgtgtgtatatatgagctGATGCCCACCGAGACTAACTGCTTTGCTACAATCAGTTTCAGAATGAATAGGCTTTTCCTGTATACTGGCAAAAATAGCTCAGTTCAGGTTGTCATCTTTAGCATGCATAAGGAGCTGAGGGTTGGAGACCATCTGTTTCAGGGCAACTGTTTTGCCTACCTTTACTGGAGCAGATGCCAACAGTCTGTAGCATGACAACTGCAGCTTTTTCTCAAAATCTCTGTAGGAAAGCGAGGATGTGGATTGGAACTTAATAAAACCAGACATTTATGCAACCATTATGGACTTCTTTGCTTCCGGCTTACCTGTCATTACGGATGAGGCGCCTCGTTCAGACACAGGTAAGGAGGGGCCAGTGTTAAAAAGTCCACAAAGGAGAGGTCAGctgggtttgttttcttttttaatagccATCAGAGGAACTTAAGTACCTCATCCCCCACAATTCTGGCTGGAGCAAGACTATGATTTGGATCTATTGGGCTGTGCAGCTCTTTCTCCCCCATCCTAGTTAGGCTTACATCCCAGTTGTACCTTGTTTAGTTTGGACTCCAGAAATCTTCCCTGGTATGTTTTCAGTCTTTGCTAGAAATATTGAGGAGAAGCCGTATTGCACTCATCACGCTTACaattattttctgattttaaCATGGGacattgtttttactttttataaACCACTCAAGCTCCATCGGAGGAAGATGATGAAGTCGTATTAATGATAAAAGAGCTGCTGGACACTAGAATAAGGTACAGCCATACTTTTCTTTGCTCTTATTTGAAGGCATAAAGCAAGGATTGACAGCCTGGGGGAGGCATGGCTGGTGGTCAGCGTCTGTGGGGTTAGGAAGTCCAAAGCATTTGCAGGGCTCTAGATTGTTTctagtttggcaatggaaccagttgcctagttgtggggtctccttctctggacaccttCAAAAATGAGTCTGGACAGCTACATGTTGGAGATCCTGAAcagagcaggaggttggactcacTGGTCTTTGAGGCCCCTTCCAATACTGTGATCCTGTAATAGTAAGCTTTATTGTTCCAAGCCCTAGAAGTTTGTCTTCAAACTGTCTGCTATTGctgcttcttccctcctcctcctcctctggaaggACAGCAGAACAGCTCTTCACAGGGGCACCGTTATACTTTGGTGCCTGTGTCAATAGTCACAATCCAGCAATTTAGTGTATGCCAGTCCTGCACACAGAgccttctttgtttcttttctaaaTATCAGAAAGTCTCTTGGGAAGTGAAAGGTCAATATATGTGGAATAGGAAGAGACTGAGTTCTTACTGAGAATGAGTAAAGAAGCACTGAATGGGAAGCTTTAGTTTGTCGGCTTCTGAGAACGGAGAGGATTTTTCTAGAAGGCAGTAATGGTGGCCATAAATATGAGCAGCCCTAAATTAATTCATCTCTGAAGCAAACTCACAAAGAGGTTCTGTGCAAGAGCTTTGGAGCTTTTCAGCGTGGCAGAGCATCTCTGTGTGATGTTGTCTTTTAGTTTATGTAGTAAGAGAAATGGGTTGGAGTTGGTCTTTGCTGAAGTAAGTAGCTCAGTTTTCAGAATCCGACCCAAGAGGCTGGAGTTTATATGAAAAGGGCATCATATCTGGGTCTGATTTTGCGCAAGAGATGGCAGAAagggataattttaaaaaataaggctttgtggttttgttttgtttttaaatacaaatgCTGCTAAaccagaaaggaaagaaacattaataacaaaaaagaaaggaaaggaaaacactcACAAATTCTAAACCCCATGACTTTCTAGGTTCACATGGCATTTCAGAAACCAAGTGAGGTTGAGGAGGGGCTGCTAAGAGCAAAGGTTCCAGTGTTCTGTGTAGCTCCTTGCAAAATGAATAGTccaaatcagtatgcaaagcttACTGGTGCGATATAATGTATTCCAGTTGCGGACATGTCTGTTCTTGGCAtaggctttccatggctgagaactTGCACATAAAGTAAGCAGAATTTTGAGGGAGGTAGGTTTCAAGGAAGAGGAGGTGGCTTTGGTAGGTTACTGGAGACAGGCTGCTCCAGGTACAGTATAAGCAACCGAGAAAGTATGGAAGTGAGAGTGGGAGCAGAGAAGAGCAAAAACATACGTATGTATGGGGTAGAGGTACTCAGAGCTCAACTTCTAGATCTAGCACAAATGTTTGAACGTTTTGTTGCATCTGCAAAACATTTTGCCCATATGCACATGCTTCCCTGTTCCTCAGGCCAACGGTCCAGGAAGATGGCGGAGATGTCATATTTAAGGGCTTTGAAGATGGGATTGTGCAGTTAAAACTGCAAGGATCGTGCACAAGTTGTCCCAGTTCCATCATAACGCTGAAGAATGGGATACAGAACATGTTGCAGTTCTATATCCCAGAAGTAGAAGGTGTGGAACAGGTAAGCACCGTTGGGGAGACGTTTCATGCATCTAACGGCCTCCCTTTTCCCCTGGAAGAGATCCAAGACAGCATACGCAAGATAAAACAATGAGTTTCATTTCATAGAAATCCTTCCTACCTTTCTactaatttgttttctgcaaagaagttgttaataGCAAAAAAAGAGGGTACTTCCGAGGCAGTAACATGGCCCTTAAGCGTAGGAGGGTTACATATATAACTGGGACCTGTAAAAATGCTTCACTGGCGTACAGGAGATGTTCAGGATTTTGGGCCAGCTCTGTCCTCATGCAAGGTATTCCATTCCTTGGCTTAAAACAAAAACCTCTGTAAACTGAGGTATTGAAAGAAGGAAATTACGGGGTGATTTCTTTCTAATATTTCTATTATTCTAAACCACAGTTTGTAACTTTAGAAAAGCAACATTTTACCTGATGTATAATCTGCTATTTCTGATTGTAAAAATCACATGCCTGCTTTTTATAGTGAATGAATTGTACTTTGGTGACCTGAATCTAATGGTCAGCTACAACGGTGTTCAAGAGGACCTTATGGATCTGGACACCCAGAGTTTTGATGTTTGGAATTAATCACAGCCTTCATTTCACTCTCTTGTCTTTCAGGTTGTTGACGATAACgatggagaagaaaaagaagcaaactcAACCTGAATCAGGGGAAGCTTTGGACTCTAAAAAGGAATTATTTTCTTAGTGGATTTATTGTCTCTGTAAGAAAGCAAAATAACCTCCACCTTCTGCACATTTTCCAGACCGTTGGACTGTTTTCTGGACAGCTTTCTCATTCTGAGGAGACAAGTGTTACTTAAAGTGTGCATCTTCTGTTGTCTTGAACAAAAGGATGGAAATGAGGACTTTGGACAGAATATGACATTCATAAATGCTGtgaatttaaaaaatgtcctgaagaagaagaagacagtgCTTACATTGGGATAAATCAACAATGCATCATTATTTTAGAGGTCTAATTCAGTCACTGATCATTTTGTTTTCTGCGTTACTGTCAGTACATGTGTGTCTTTCCTCTCCTATGTGCTGTAATGAACACGACTGTTTTCTGAAAATACCAAGCTGGGTTTTTAAGTTTGCTGTGATCTAAACCTTAGCTTTGGCTGTATAGTTTCATTTGATTGTTGACCAAATAAAATGTAGTTAGTCCCTATCTATTAGATGGGGAGTCTTCAAGagtcctccttctctccctggcAGGCCTCATGCCATCATCTTCAGACTTAAAATATGAGGACTGGAATCTAACTAGTATACCTTGGACGCATGGAGAAAATTGATCCCTTTGGTCCTGACTACCTTAATTACAGCAAGACAATTAGTTGCTTTGATTAAGAAACAATAATTAGAGTATGTTATGGTTCAAGAAATCCTCATTAAGTGCCTCTAGGTCCAGAAGAATATGTGAGTTGAAACTCCTTAAGGAAACTAGAAGTAGGAGAAAGTTCACTCAATACAAATTGGAGAGCTGCTTTGCCAATGGGAATGCAATGTTTAAGTGAGCATATCATGTACAGGTAGAGTGTGAATTCTCTGGTGCCTTAACTCATTTGCTGGGTTAAAATCAGAGAATAAGGCCAACAGTGTACAAAGCTATGCCTTGTTTTAATGAAATGTTAAATGCAGTATTTAGCAGAGCAGATACCAGAATTCCTACCGGGAGCAACAGCAAAACATGCTGTAGGTAAATCAAGTTTGAATAAACTTGTTATATTCCCTTG from Sceloporus undulatus isolate JIND9_A2432 ecotype Alabama chromosome 6, SceUnd_v1.1, whole genome shotgun sequence carries:
- the NFU1 gene encoding NFU1 iron-sulfur cluster scaffold homolog, mitochondrial isoform X1 translates to MASARGVAMAGRLWGSFCHLGLRGVNLATRRPPRSAALQRFPIHPAVLQSVRSMFIQTQDTPNPNSLKFIPGKPVLESRTIEFTSPASTYCSPLARQLFRIEGVKSIFFGADFITVTKESEDVDWNLIKPDIYATIMDFFASGLPVITDEAPRSDTAPSEEDDEVVLMIKELLDTRIRPTVQEDGGDVIFKGFEDGIVQLKLQGSCTSCPSSIITLKNGIQNMLQFYIPEVEGVEQVVDDNDGEEKEANST
- the NFU1 gene encoding NFU1 iron-sulfur cluster scaffold homolog, mitochondrial isoform X2 yields the protein MDFFASGLPVITDEAPRSDTAPSEEDDEVVLMIKELLDTRIRPTVQEDGGDVIFKGFEDGIVQLKLQGSCTSCPSSIITLKNGIQNMLQFYIPEVEGVEQVVDDNDGEEKEANST